The Phoenix dactylifera cultivar Barhee BC4 unplaced genomic scaffold, palm_55x_up_171113_PBpolish2nd_filt_p 000405F, whole genome shotgun sequence genome includes the window TTTGGTGAATCACTGCGCCAAATTGGAGAAGGAGTGCTCTCTGTATGAACGGGATCTTGAGAGAGCCATGGAGTCTTGCGATGAATTAGCCAAGGAGAATGACGAGCTTCAATTCTGGCTGCAGGACAACTCTTATGTAAGTATTAGAttctatttgtttctttttctttaattccTCTTCTTGCTTTCGATAAAGTCTAGAATTCCTGATTCCATTTCAGGGCATTTTTTCACTGCTCAATCTGGTGGTCTTCCCTCTCGCCTACACTCGGTCCCCAgtgaagaaaataatttttttttaataattgaaggctaaagccgacgcttataagcgtcggctttgaagcttttagcgacgcttttaagcgtcgctagaaagcgtcgctaaaaacctACCTTTCACAACGCTTTCccaaagcgtcggaaaaaactTTTTCCACGCAGGTATCACCAATGCTTTGGTGACGCTTTTAGAAGCGTCGGCTGaactttagccgacgcttataagcgtcgctaaaggtcGAAAAATGCATTAGGATAGGTTGGTTTTCCTGTAGTGCAAGCAATGTCTTCAAATGAAGGATGAGATTGAGGCTTTCATCCGACGTGGACACCTCGGTCGTTACCGGTGCCCTTCCAAAGAACCACAGGATAACTAGCCAATAGCAGGAGTAATCAATATTATCTTTGGAGGCCCTGTGGCTAGAGATGCCAGATCATGGTTAGGACAACCGAGTAGAAGATGCAATGTCGATGAGACAAAGGACTAGGGAAGTTATCTCTTACTACTGCTAATTACGACGTAAGAAGAATTTTAGTAGATACTAGAGCTCTACCAATGTGTTGTTTTATaatgccttccaaaagatgaattTGCTTGTGGATCGATAGAGGAGAATTAACTCTCACCTCATTGATTTTTTAGAAGCTCTTGTTCTTATAGAAGGTGTCATAGTCTTCTAGTCACTGATGGTCGTGAGCCTCGGCAGGCAACTACCAACTTGGACTTCCTAGTGTTCAAAGTCCCCTTTGTCTATAATGCAATTTTAGGTTGGCCTAGACTAAATACCTTTTGAGTTGTTGTGTCAACCTACTATTTACTGATGAGTTTTCCTACAAAGCATGGAATTGTTGAAGTCCGAGGTGACCAAGCATTGGCGCGTCAACATTACATGGTTACACTCCAAGGAAAATAGCCTATCGAAATGCTCCCATTAAAAGCTTGGATGTCTGGGATGGGCTAAAAGAATAGCTTTGAGCAAACACAAATATCTTATCTGGTCGGCATCTAACATGCCAAGTATAAGTCCTGATGTTATTATTCACAGGCTTAACATGGACCTAGTGCATGGACCTATGCAACAGAAGAAGAGGAGCTTCACCCTAGAGAAACAACGAGTCATTAACTACATGGTTGATAAGTTCTCGAAGGTTGGCTTCATTCATGAAGTCAACAATCCTAATTGGCTGGCCAACATCATCTTGGTGAAGAAGGCCAACAAGAAATGATAGGTTTGCATCGACTATACCGATCTCAATAAAGCATGCCTGAAGGATAGATTTCCTCTCTTAAGGATCAATTAACTCGTAGATGCGACTTTGAGACATTGGTTGTTGACCTTCTCGAGCTACAATCAAATCTAGATAGGCTCCGAGAATAAGGAGAAGACTGCCTTTACTACTCACAAAGGTCTTTATTGTTACAAGGTCATGCTTTTTGGTTTGAGGAATGAAGGAGTGACCTATCAATAGCTGGTTAACAAGATTTTCAAAGATAGATCTACAAGAACAtagagatttatgttgatgatatgttAGTAAAGAGTCAAGAAGCCGGCCAACATGTTGCCGATTTGGAAGAAGCTTTTTCAATCCTAAGAAAGTACCGCATGAAGCTTAATCCGAGCAAATAAACTTTTTTGAGGATTGAAGctaatccagagaagatccaaGCTATGCGGGAGATGTTGCCGCCAAAGACACTAAAAGAGGTTGAGCACTTGGCAAGTTGGGTAGTTGTGCTTAGTAGATTTGTACCAAGATCGGTAGAAAGATACCTTCCTTTCTTCAAGGAACTAAAGCAAATAAGAAAATTTCAGTGGATCGATGAGTGCCGAGCCGCCTTCAATCAACTTAAAGAATATCGTAGTTCACCTCCTGTTCTCACCAAATCAAAGTCAGGAGAAAagttttatttatacttggcgGTCTCCTCTTTCGCTTATCCGATtagaaagaaggaagatttttttcaatctgctcaactcgaatctctcaaaagaaagcTAGAGAAGATGGAAAAATCTAGAAAGTAGGGCTTTaagtcttctttgctttctttgatgcttCACCTTTTAAACCAAGGTATATAACCCCTATTTATAATGCTAGTGAGGTCTCTCTTTTCACAATTTGAGTTGGATTTCTCTTCTACTTCGAAGAAGACTAGATATCCTAAAATAAATTTgattaataaaatattctaaaaaaagctaaatttttttgaggaggtagatctcgacttctaTATCAACTCTATCTTCTGTCACtctacttgattcttcttagatAGAGAGCTACGCCAGATCAAAGTCTTacccaaaaagaaaactttcaatTTGACCAGTCCGTTTTAGGGCCTAAACAATAGAATTTTAGTATGATTCAACCTATTAAAATATTTGTCCAAAGTTATAGATCTCAAAAAGATACCCAATTTTAAAAGAACAGCATCTCAATTGTGCATCGTATGCGAAGTATAGCCTCTGAAAGTTTAGCATGTGACTCGGCTCTCGATGTGGTAGATCTCGTTCATGAACCCTATCTAGCTCCACTCATAGTGGTCAAAGTGTTCAacatcgagtttggtgatcctCCTAAATACTTATAATGATCAAAGTATTCcacatcgagtttggtgatcctTCCGACtactcgtagtggccaaagtatTCTACATTGGGTTTGGTGATCCTTTTGAATACTTGCAGTAAACAAAGTATTCCACATCGAGTCTAGTGATCCTCTTGAATCTTGTAGCGACTAAAATATTTCACATCGAGTTTAGTGATCCTCATAAATAATCAGAGTGGCTAGagtattctacatcaagtttgGTGATCTCTTTAGATACTCGTAATGGCCAAAGTGATCCACATTGAGTTTAGTGATCCTTCTGAATACTCATAGTGACCAAAATGATCTACATCGAGTTTGGTGAACTTCTTGGATACTCATAGTGGCCAAAGTGATCACATCGAGTTTGGTAATCCTCTTGGATCATTCGCTATGAGCTCGGTGCTAATTCGAGAAGAAAGAATTAAGAGCCGACCTATTATATCAGCAAGGTCCTTCGAGATGTTAAGAAAAGTATACGAAGCTGGAGAAGATAGCTTATGCCCTCATTATTTCAGCTTAGAGATTGCACCTGTATTTTCAAGCCCACTCAGTTACTATGTTGACTGACTAGCCAATGAAGCAAATTCTGTAGAAGTTAGAAACTTAAGGATGATTGGCAAAGTGGGATGTTAAGCTTGAAGAATTCAACCTCTACTAGAACCTCGGCCAACCATTAAAGCTCAAGTATTAGCACACTTTCTTGTAGAGTGTATCATTCCCAAGAAAAGGAAGCCGAGGGTGAATAAAAGGAGGCCACACCAAAGAAATTATTGATTCTCCATGTAGATGGATACTCTAGCTTAGACGAAATCAGAGCCGGGATAATTCTCACCCTCTCGGATGGAGTGATTGTAGAATATGCTTTGCTGCTCGGTTTCAAACCTTCAAATAATGAAGTCGAGTACAAGGCTCTCGTCAGCCTCAAACTTTTGAAGAGCTCGGGGTGAAATATTTAAAGGCCTTCAGCGATTCACAACTTGTTGTTCACGAGATCCCAAGAGAATATGAAGCACAGGATCCTTCGATGGCTAAGGACTTGCAAAAGGTAAAAGGTGTATACTCGATAtttatgaagtttgaagttcaACAAATTCCTAGATTGGAGAATGCTGGAGCTGATCTCTTTTCCAAGTTGGCGACTTTAGGATATCGACTTGGAGAAGGCTGCTTATTTCGAAGTGCTTGAGGAGCCAAGTATTGACGGAGAACCGAGCTTGGTGATGTAGACTAATTTGATTTGAGCTGCATGGATACTCTTATTGATTATTTCAAAGATTGTAGGTTGCCTAAAGATCGAGTTGAAGCTCGAAGGCTAAAATATCAAGCTTCATGGTATGTCCTGCATGAATATAAGTTATACAAGTGGTCTTTTACTTTACCACTTCTCAGATGCCTCTGGCCATCTAAGAAAAATTATGCACTTCAAGAAGTACACGAAGGTATTTGTAACAATTATTTGGCAAGAGGTCAGTAGCCTATAAAGTGTTGTGGCGAGGTCACTACTGGCTGACGCTACAAAATAACATGCTAATTCATCAAAAGATGTGATCCATGCCAGCGACATGTGAACATCCAACATCGGCTAGCTATTCTGTTGACACTAATCAATGCCCCTTAGACTTTTGCTTAATGGGGTATGGAGATCCTCAGGCTCTTCCTGCCAGTGACTGGGCAGCAAAAATTTCTGATGGTGGCCattgactacttcaccaaataggTTGAGGCTAAGCTTTTAGCTCAGATCATAGATGGTAAGGCTTGGAAATTCGTCCAAAAAATAGTAATATGCAGGTTCGGTCTTCCTTGAGTAATTATCATCAATAATGGATGCTAGTTTGACAATGTTCGATTCAAGGACTTCTACACCAAATTCAAAATTGATCACCAACTCCCCTCAATCACGCATCCCCAAGCCAATGGAGAAGCCTAGATAAATAATCGAATAATTTTATAGGGCTTGAAGATGAGACTGGATCAAGCAAAAGGGCTTTAGGTAGAAGTATGGCATCCTCTGGGTTTACCGAATGACACATCAGACCCCTATGAAAGAAATGCTCTTCAACCTGACTTCAGATCAGAAGCGATGATCCTAATCGAGATTGGCCTACCATCACTTCGGGTGGAACATTTCGATTAGCAGTTCTCTGTACCACTTCGAGAAAACTTGGACCTGTTTGAAGAAACAAGAGAGCATGCTCGGGTTCAAATGGCCACCTACCAATTGAGGTTggctcagtactacaactctAGAGTCAAGAAAAAATTATTCCAAACCTATGGACCTCATTCTCAAAAAGGCCGAAGTATCACAACCTAgagagcaagaaaagctagccTTGATCTGGAAAGGATCCTACAAGAATATACAAACATAAACACCTCGATGGCACCTCAGTACCTCAAACTTGGAAGTTGGACGATCTAAGAGCTTATGATTAGTAAGCTGAATGATTGTACTTTATAATTTCaattaataaaattttcttttctccaaAATCTTGTCAAAGTGTTTTAGGTCAAAATTCTCCCTTGAAGTGATCAAGTACTTTAGGTCGGACAAAGATCACCAACTTTCACGATAAGAACAATCCAAAAAAGCATGGGATCCAAATCTACAAGCCTACAAGTCTAGGAAGAATCTAGTGAAAGAACCAATTACTTTCACAGCGACAACTCATAATCAACTTGGACCTCCATTATCCAAGCCTATGCGGCTAAGGAGCCAAACTCGAAGAATTGAACTCTAGATACTCCTAAGGGCATAGTTGTTGACCCAaaagtttgattttgatgatataaaatatttaagtataagCTTAGTAATCATGTGCTTTTGGAGTACTTAGAGATatgtgaagaaagaaaaaataatcccAAAATAATTTGACTAGATGGAGATGCAATTAACTTAAAAGCCCAAGTTAGAGAGAATTTTATAAGGCTTATTGAAGTTCTGGAGTAAAGGAGTCGACCCGAAGATATATGGAGCCAACCCCTGAATAACTAAAGGGTTAGACAAAAGACCATGCTTTTGAAGGATTTCAAGAGTCAACCCCGACACACTAGAGAAAACTGGAACATTTCATGAGTCGACCTCAGCATTACATGAGTCACCTTAAAGCAGTCTCAGGTGAAAGATGGAATGCAATAAAAAACAACCCCTTTGCTTGTCGACCCAAGCAGTGCAAGAGTCAGCCCATGCCGAGCACGAGTCAACTCTAGAATAATTTCAGGGAAAAGATAGAACGTAGTAAAAATTAGCcctttctcgagtcgacccaagcagcaGAAGAGTCGATCCCTGAAGAGTATGAGGCGACCTCTCTGCATCAGATTGTTCAAACAACTAGTTTCTCTACAAGCCTAGAATAGATTTTTTCATCATTAATGGCTATTTTTCCCCTCCAATGGCTAGAAATCATTTTCCAACCAATTATAGAGGTATAAATGCCTTGATACAAATTAGGACacaagaaaaataaaggaaagaagaatATCAAGTGCCATTAAGTGATATACAGGATATAACTCCAAGAATACGTCCACCCATTCTGGAGAGCCATTAAGTGAATGTTCAAGTCAAGTAGCCAAGCATTTAAGAAGATCTTTCTTTGCATCCAACTTGCAATTCAatgaatttttattcttttcattaaagATCTTTGTATTTTGGTCTCACATTGattgtaacttctttgttaGAGTCTAACAAGTTTTAAGAGGTTTGAAACTTCGGGTAAAAATTCATCCAAACCTTAAATTGGATTGTAAGTGGTAATTAAGCCTAAGAAAGGCAGTGATTGGGTTTATAGAAAATTAATTGGGTTTGATTGTAAGCCCAAGTTAAAACAGTTGTACTGTAATCTTAGAataaattatagtaaaatttaataaaaaggtGTCTTGCATAATAAATGAAGGTGATGAGTTTAGCACCAAACtattataaaactttgtgtttgtattatTTACTCTCTTCTCATTCTTACATTCATTCCTTTAAATTTATAGCTGCACATATTTATCTTAATTCACTTCACAAACACTTTAATAGTTACTTTTTTTGCTACACATAATAGTAAAATTTTTCAGACCTAATTTACCctctcctcttgggttgcatcGCTGGGCAACAACGACCCAAAATTGTCTAGGACCTCTATTATACCAACCTGCAAGTCGATGAAAAGACCTAACAAAATGTTTGCCTTGGGTGGAAAGAGTCATGCTCGATTGAATCACCTTAGCAGAAGTTGTCTAAAAAACTCAACATATTAAAAGCTAAACAAGCCAACAAACCGACCTATTCAAGTCAAAAATTCCAAGGTGATGTCAGACAGATGAGGGTAAGACAACCAATCAGAGACACTTATCTCCATTTCATTTTGGATCTACAGTGATCATAACGCTGACTTACGAGCTCAATTGTGATCTACATTTTGACTAAGACGACCTACAAATTAAGTATTTCATTCGAGCTGATACTTGGCAAAATGTCAGAAGAAAAAGATTTACTTCATTGATATGCACATGTTTTTACAATAAGCTTAGAATAACTGAGCACAAAAcattgaaaagaaaataataaaaaggctTTTGAATCCTAGTTATTGATGGTTGGATGTAAGTCCCCTGCTTCATTGTTATTGTTATTAACATCGATAATCCTGGTCAGAGGCTACTGAGGTCTGCTTCGGGGAGAAGCTTCTCCACCTAAGCCTAGTATTCCTTGAATCCCTTCATGAAGGTGTCGGCTATGCCTGTGGCGATCTCAAGCTTGAACTCCTCTAAGACTAGATAGTTCTTCATAGCCTTAACAActttttcttcaacttgatcagCCTTTTCTTCTGCTTCGGTTGCTCGTTGCTCTACCTCTTGAGCTCTCTTCTCAGCATCAACCTGCTGGAGCTCTATGTTTTTGGCCATAGATCTCACTGCTGTAGCTTGAGCTTCCATCGCCTCTGCCTTTTCCTCTACCCCCTTTAGCTTCTCATCATCCTATTAGAGCCCGACCTTCAATTCACCTCGACCTCGAACAACCTGAGCTTAAtgacttttaatttttcttcaatTGCTGCAATGTAGTGCCTCGAAAAACTTGGCGCCATATGTCTCCTGTTAAAAGAAGATTGTTAGAAAATTAaagtgaaaagaataaaatgtgATAGTTCGATGCTTACCCAAAAAATAGATACATAAGCCTCCTTGACAAGCTCGTCCACGTGCCAAGATCAAAGTATAGCTCGGTCTGTAGGAAGCTCCATGGAACAAACCATCTCTTTGGCAACTCGAGGGTCCCTTAACCCTGAGTCAAAGGTCTTTACAggcaattttgaagaatatatcTCCAACTTGGAGGTGGATGAGGTCGGAGTAGATGACGGAGGCTATGGTGAAGCTACAGTAGGCGGTAAACGACTGAGAAAAAAAGACAGGCTCTTGAGGGGTGGAGTAGATGGACGAAATGATCTCAAACTTGGCATTGAGCTTGAATCTCTCACCCTAAGGTTCTGGattagggctaggtccctcagTCAAGGCTAGGATGACTCCGATCAATGGTCTCAGAGAGACTGAGGATGAACCCTTCTGAGCCCTTTTTAATGGAGGCTCACTCCTAGTGGCAGTCCTCTTATGGTAGGCTATCCTCTTACGGACGATCATCCTTGGCATTGCAAGATAAGCCTTCATTGTTGCAATACTGAAGAGAAAAAGTTAGACTCTATTACAGCCAAAACAAAAGACAATAATATGATTAAAGTATTTATCCTAAGGATCAACCGGGCTTAGACTAATATTGATTAGAGTCTACTTGGATAACAAATCTTGCAAGGGGTAAATTGGACCCAACAAGAGTATCGAGCAACctttaatcctcatctaataatCCTAGAATCCGATTCAATGATCTCCAAGGTTCCCCCCAAAAGGTGTTGAAACACTATGGCTACTCAGAGATGAAGAAAAATCTTCTCTTCTACCCATGAACAGAGGAAGAGGTTTCTCAGATTTACCGATAGCCTTTCTGAGAAGAAAAATACCACCAATTCCTCTCTCAAAGATTCCTCTTTAGAGTGAAGTACGCTTGAAAGAGGGTAACAGTGGGAAGACGtcaaggaggaggaaaagaataaaaaaaccaATGATGACCTACCAGGAATTAGGGACTAGATAGGTCGGGACCAAGTACTAGTACATTATCAACTAGATGATGAAAAAATGAAGTGAAAGCCTCAACCCGACCTTAAGAGTTTCCTCATATAGGTTGTgtcgagaaggaggagaagaagtagCTTGGTCTTCAGGACCTGATAGCTCAAGTTTAAGGAgggataaaatattaaattcgaAGTTTGTTTAGATCTTCTTGGATGATGATGGAATCTTTGTTCTTAAGTCCAAAGAAAGCTTCGAACCCGACCTTCAGACTACCAATAGGAGAACGATGAACCCGAGAAGGAGGAGGGTCAATCGATCAACTCCCAGTAGATATCTCACTCTCATTCATGgaggaaaggaaggaaaaataagaaaaaggaaagaagaaaaatagtaCCTAATCTAAAAGATTTGAAGAgaaatgaggaaaaaaaaatacttcaagCAACAGTAGACGATGCCACAACCGAAAATGGAGTCACCGGAGGCACTAGAGATGGTGGCACAATTGGAAACGAAAAGATTTTTTGCAATAGTCTACTGGAAATGTCGGAGAGGAAAATGCCGCCCACATCgaaaaagataaagaagaaTATGACTAGCAATGGAGATGGAATCCACTATTACAAACTACTCACAAAGTTTTAAAGATTGCAACGGACACCTTTTATAGTTGGGCGGACGACTCAAATCATCACGCCCCTACAGCTACTCGAGCTAATTGTGCCATGTGTCAACTCAGGATATGCTACTAATGACTCACTCGAATCACCAATTTAAATCTTGCTAAAGAGTCCAATTGCCGCTCTAAAAATTGTGTCAAAATTACGATGCTTCGAAGAACTCAATCGACACCACACTGCATTAAATGTTGCTTCTAGAACCTTCTATATAGACCCAGAGGCATCAAATCTTGACCTTGATTAGTTCAGTAGTGCTACTTCCTTCATCCAAGCTAAAATAATCTCGGTCTTGAAAGTGGAGGATAAGTTATATGGTGTGTATTCATTGACTTGACCTTAATCTTTGCCAAGGTACATGACCTTGGTTGTTATCGAGGTACCTGACCTTGGTCTTGGCCAAAAGTATTTGACCTTGGGATTAGCCGAAGCACCATTCTAGTTGAATTGATTAGAAGAGGAGTCACATGTCCACAACCCAAGCCTAATCGATGACAGTTAATGCACAGTAAAGATGTGAGCACGATCTAGCTCATTTAGGTGTACTTACAACCCATTATGGCTATTCAGCCATTACTACATGATCAGGGCAGTTAATTCTTACCCGCGTGTGTAATCTGGTGACCATTATTGAGTACTTAAGACATGTTTTGCTAATCTCAATAATAGACACCGACCCTTTTCCATATTAGGGGGCCAATAGGGGACGTTGAGGTATGTTTTTTTCTCTACTTTCTTCCCAAAAACTCTGCCTCTCGCTCAAACTCTATATCTTTGATCCAGAAGAATCTCTAGACCTGATGTAGACCACTTTAGCCACTATGAGTAGGGCTAGATAGGGTCTAGAaataaaatccaccatatcaAAAAGTTGAATTGTAGGCCAAACTTCTAGATGTCATAACTTGGTCATACAATACTCAATTaagttgattttcttttttaaaattagGTAGCTTTTCAATATTTACAACTTTGGGCCAATCCTTTAGGAGGTTGAATTGGTATGAAATTCTATTATTTGGGCCCTAAAAAGAGTTGATCAAACCAAAACTTTTTTTTCAGGAAAGACTTTGATCGGGCGATATCTCACAATCCATGAAGATTAGATGGAGTGACAAAGCCAAAAGTTAATATAAAAGTTGAGATCTACATCatgtagaattttatttttttatttatttttattagtcatatttatttttggaggtgtggagtgattgattataatcctatttgattttgatgagctcaaagcatttgagtatatcttatgttatactaataaattaaatctaatgtttcagccaaatatttgtgaatttatatttaattgtctctagccttggttcaatacattttggctaagtatggaactcagtttgaaccaaagtctggaacgcgagtcgactccggaagatttcgagtcgactccggaagatttcgagtcgactccaagtgtttcagacgttctgacacagactcgagtcgactctggcacattacaagtcgactccgactgagaacaaacagcaggacagaaagatgaatctcagaccctgtcaccaagtcgactcctgaagaattcgagtcgactccgatgcttgccgagtcgacccccgatagttccgagtcgactccaaggagtaacagacagtaagacagagaagttgttttggactctgagaaccgagtcgactctagaagaactcgagtcgactccaacggttggcgagtcgactccaaagaaagcaagaatcgactctcagaggaatgcaagactaaaagtcagagagccaacttcagtctctgagagccgagtcgactcccgcaaagtccgagtcgactccgaggcagttcaacttcaacaacagaagagcagtttttcggtctctgagagccgagtcgactcccgcaaagtccgagtcgactccaaggcagttcaactcaaaacacagagaaacagttttcggatcctgagagccgagccgactccaagtactcccgagtcgactcccaagtca containing:
- the LOC120105965 gene encoding uncharacterized protein LOC120105965 encodes the protein MDPETDEYIRESIENSLGLPISDKNLRLKVLASKDAHRRLQDQIFVLEERLKEAEKRVEQYKAEATMNAQELRRCIEEQEMVASGYADLVNHCAKLEKECSLYERDLERAMESCDELAKENDELQFWLQDNSYGIFSLLNLVVFPLAYTRLNMDLVHGPMQQKKRSFTLEKQRVINYMVDKFSKVGFIHEVNNPNWLANIILVKKANKK